GAATGCTTTTTTGGCGCAAAAGTCTCATTGATAGTAGCAGTCCATTTACAAGGTGCCCAGCCTATCAATCATAGCTATCTATTATTGCCATATAAGAATTTAGCAGTGACCAGTAGATAAATAAGTACGCTAATCATCACAACGACTAAAGCACTGACTATCAGGTTACCCAAAAATAGCGGCGTGGTGAAAGGTAAAAATTTGGTAAATAACACTGACTTAATGTTCATACAGACTTTGATATTCAAAGGGTCTGATATCACAGCATAGATGTTTGGCTTGATACATGAAGCAGCTGACTTTTTAAGCAAAAAGTTTGGCAATATAAACAATAACATTGCAATCCCAGCGGCATAACCGGCATAAACAAGCTTGGCGCGCTTGACGGTAATACGAGGATTACGACGATTGCGGTGAAACAATATCGCTGCAAAAACAACGCTGATAAAAATAGATACAAAAATAATGGCAACATAAAAAGCTAACTGACCTGTCTGCTTAAAGGCAGGCGCTAACTCATTCATCTCTAAAATCATCAGGCCGCTTACAATAGCGGCAATAACACCAGTGATCACAATGGTTTTTATTATTGACTTATTCATGAAATCCTCGAGACGAAAAATATCGTCAAATAGTAAGTTATGCAATAAACGAGTATAGGTCACATGGTAGCTGGTAGATCAAATTGCTGATACTTATGTGCTGCAAAAAACTCATATCAAAAGTTGAATACTAATAACTATTGGCGAATTACAACATCAAAGGCAGAAACTCTTATTATTTCGGTTGAGCCGAGAAGCTGTAACCTTTGAAACAATTTTATGACCTTAAATTACTCGATCCGTACATAGATATAGTGCGATTCTACTCGATTAAAGTAGTTTTTACTACAGTTTCCCGATATTTGTTTTATGATTATTTGAATTAATGAGTTCAGTAATACTAGTTGCCATTTTTCGACAGAAGTGCATAATATTAACAAACTGTAATTTTCCAGCAACTTAAAGTTAAGTATTGACAAGCCAACATTATATGAAAATAGAATATTGCTTATCCTTTAACTGATACTTAAACTTGACTCAGTAATTTTTAGCGCCCTAAAATTGCTGAGCTAAGAGATAGTCATTAATTGGATATTTATATTTTTGAAATAATATTTTAAGAATAACTAACAAAAACACCAATATAAAATGGTCAATGACTTAATTTTTCGCATTCGTTTTTAGAGTATATTGACGTAAAAATAGTTTTTGAATTTTTTTATAATCTATGACAATAAAGAACTATCTTTTTATTTAAATTTTTATTTAGGGAATGTATTTATGAACAACGTAGCTGCTCAAAGATTTAAAAATGAAAACGAAAAGTTTTGTAGCGATTGTGCAGCTAATATCAACGTGAAAGCTGAGATTTGTCCTAAGTGTGGCGTTAGGCAGATGGCAGTGTCAAACGGATTTGTATCAGCACAGAATGGTAAAAGTAAAGTAATAGCAGCTGTATTAGCTTTTTTCCTTGGTGGCCTTGGAATACACAAGTTTTATTTGGGTCAAATTGGAATGGGTATTGTTTATTTACTATTCTGTTGGACTTTTATCCCTGCAATCATTGCATTCATTGAGTTTGTTATATTACTACTAATGAGTGACGCAGAATTTAACAGAAAATATGGTGGAATATAATTGAGCCACCTCGACTATATCGGAGGCCGTTCATTTGAGTCAGGTAAAGGCAGCAAGGCATGACGGGATTAGACTATCATAACTCTGCTTTTCAAACTTAAAGATGACATATAACCAATTGTATTAAATAGGAGCCCCTTGTATCTTAAAGTCAAAAAAGAGGTATAGATCCTAAGTTGGTTAGAAGCCTAGGAGGAAAAGAAGTGGGCACAAGCTAAGTTTCTACTCTAAGGATGGATGGAGAATAACTTAATCAAGCTACTCTACAATATGCGCTGTATCGATTCTATAAGAACTTAACTATATTAGATCATTTCTTTAAAATTAGGTAGTAAGAGACGGTTAGGCATCTCTAATATGTTTTATTACTATCCTTTCTTATAGGTAAAAGATGAAAATTTTAATTGCATTATTAGTTGTTTCACTACTTGTTGGTTGCGAAGGTAACAACGGCTCAAACAGCATCCAACAAGAATCTAAGATCGTAGAAGCTCAGCCTGCATCAAGACCATCAAGCGGTATTTATGAAGAAAGACTTGGAGGTCAGGATTCAATAGCTCCACTAGAAATAAAAACTGAGCCAGGGTCAGATTATTATGTTAAGTTAGAAAGTATAGCTAATCGTGATCATATAATGACTATGTATATTCATGGCGGAGATACAATCTCTGCAGAAGTACCTTTGGGAGGTTACCTAATTAAATACACATCAGGTGATACATGGTATGGTGAACAGGACGATGTGTACTTTGGTAGAGAAAGCTTTTTTCAAGCTGATGAAACTTTCAACTTTACCGATACAGGCAATCAAATATCAGGATATACGGTTACGCTATATCAGGTAGTTGATGGCAATTTACAGACTATGCCAATAGATAAAAGTCAGTTCTAATACTCAAGGTATTCTCTAATAGTGCGCTTACTAAACTGAACCGCCCCGATATTTTCGTATTCTCTCAGAAAGTTGAACCTTCGATATAGTCCAGACGGTCTATTACTCCAATCTGGACACTTTTCATCAAAATTATCTTGCTTAGTTGGTTTCTTGTTATCTAACTAGCTCAAAACTCACATCCACAATCAGCAGTAAGTGCATTACATATTTCATCAGTGATGACGATGCACGGGTCGCTTCATTACTAGTAGAATTAACTATCTCCCTTTCTTTAGGGTTAACTACCGATAATGAATAACCGCTATAATAATCGTCATTAGTAAGATTTTTTGATAATTGACGATAGTCAGCCTTGAACTCTTTAATTGTTTCTAGCTTTTTTTCTTCATTTACCATTTTTTGATACTTTAACTCCCCTTTTTTAGGTTTAGTTATGCGCTTCATTTGGTAAGAACTGATATTTATGCGCCAATATCTAGCAGGTAGTATTTTTATAGCGATATCTAAATAGTCGTAAAACATCTGCTTTTCATTAAATTTGAAGCGAAGGTCGCTATGTGATGAGTTAGCTTTTTTATAGAATGTTGAAAGCATGCTTTGTACGCACTCTTTCATCGACTGATCAAGATATAGCTTTTCTAATTTAATAAAGCTTTCCTGCACGAGTTGCTGCTCTTTAGCAATGGTTGGCAGCGTTGGTGCTATCAATAGATGCCCTGACTTTGGCTGTTTGTACTTAGATATTAATTTATAATGAGCCTTGCCATTCTCATCAGCTGCTAGAAGCAGCGCTCGATTATATAGCCCAACTGCATCTTCATATACAAAATGATGTTGGGCAGCTTCAGACACTGTCTTACCTGCCTCAATCTCACTTAAAAACTCTTCAATCTGCCAACGCGCATACTTACCG
This is a stretch of genomic DNA from Psychrobacter alimentarius. It encodes these proteins:
- a CDS encoding TM2 domain-containing protein, producing MNNVAAQRFKNENEKFCSDCAANINVKAEICPKCGVRQMAVSNGFVSAQNGKSKVIAAVLAFFLGGLGIHKFYLGQIGMGIVYLLFCWTFIPAIIAFIEFVILLLMSDAEFNRKYGGI